A stretch of DNA from Lysinibacillus sp. B2A1:
GCAAGTATTACACATGTAGCTGTTGTACATTGTGAAACGACAACTGGTATTTTAAATCCAATTAAAGAAATTGGAGAAGTGGTGCATGCTTTCAATAAAACGTATATTGTGGATGCTATGAGCAGCTTTGGCGGTGTGCCAATGGATTTATCAAGTTTGCATATTGACTTTTGTATTAGTAGTGCCAATAAATGTATTCAAGGTGTCCCAGGATTTGGCTTTGTTATTGCTAAAACAGAGGTATTAGAAAAATGTAAAGGACAGGCTCGTAGTGTAGCTTTAGATTTATACAATCAATGGGAAGCGATGAAAAAAGACGGAAAGTGGCGGTTCACTTCACCTACTCATGTAGTAGCGGCTTTTGCAAAGGCATTAGAAGAGCTGACTGAAGAAGGCGGGATCAATGCCCGTTATAAACGCTATGCAGATAATAATCAATTACTACGCTCTCGTTTGTCACCACTTGGATTTGAAGCGTATATAACGGAAGAACTACAATCACCAATTATTACAACATTCTTGTTCCCGCATAAAGAGTTCTCTTTTGAGCATTTTTA
This window harbors:
- the phnW gene encoding 2-aminoethylphosphonate--pyruvate transaminase; translation: MSNYKLLTPGPLTTTDTVKQEMLKDRCTWDDDYKNVTQVIRKQLLDLAQVDELNYTAVLMQGSGSFVVESVLTTVIGDEDKVLILTNGAYGERIVEMVEVLKLQHVVYSVPYDEQPSALEVQALLEKDASITHVAVVHCETTTGILNPIKEIGEVVHAFNKTYIVDAMSSFGGVPMDLSSLHIDFCISSANKCIQGVPGFGFVIAKTEVLEKCKGQARSVALDLYNQWEAMKKDGKWRFTSPTHVVAAFAKALEELTEEGGINARYKRYADNNQLLRSRLSPLGFEAYITEELQSPIITTFLFPHKEFSFEHFYQEMKEAGFVIYPGKLTDVDTFRIGNIGDIHEKDMHALCEVIENYMVVKNNEN